A region from the Haloarcula limicola genome encodes:
- a CDS encoding NAD(P)/FAD-dependent oxidoreductase, translating to MSAADGRDGDDEDDGDDAAASHYDVAIVGGGPAGCSAGVFTARYGLDTAVFDRGNSSLARCAYLQNYLGFPGGIDVETFLELARDHAGAAGCDVVEDMVESIERGGESGGGFRVETQDGGPVTADRVVAATRYGGEYLRPLDGDAMFETHEHDGEEHEHFDPDYADDDGRTPVEGLYVASPAGERDVQAIVAAGQGAHVARTLLAEWRRAEGLPEGVLANHYDWLRPDSEFEGAWGERERWREWFDDRAADAEVDDERLSTLRERAVDRAFETRRSDEEIQRLTDEGRRRLAEHLDPESLVEAVGSDAVLDAVDDEQIREYLETEPVERTP from the coding sequence GTGAGCGCGGCGGACGGACGCGACGGGGACGACGAAGACGACGGAGACGACGCGGCCGCGAGCCACTACGACGTCGCGATCGTCGGGGGCGGGCCGGCCGGCTGTTCGGCCGGGGTCTTCACCGCCCGCTACGGCCTCGATACGGCGGTCTTCGACCGCGGGAACTCCTCGCTGGCCCGGTGTGCGTACCTACAGAACTACCTGGGCTTCCCGGGCGGCATCGACGTCGAGACGTTCCTCGAACTCGCGCGGGACCACGCCGGTGCCGCCGGCTGTGACGTGGTCGAGGACATGGTCGAATCGATCGAACGCGGGGGCGAGAGCGGGGGCGGCTTTCGGGTCGAGACCCAAGACGGCGGGCCGGTCACCGCCGACCGGGTCGTCGCGGCGACGCGCTACGGCGGGGAGTACCTTCGGCCGCTCGACGGCGACGCGATGTTCGAGACCCACGAACACGACGGCGAGGAACACGAGCACTTCGACCCCGACTACGCCGACGACGACGGTCGGACGCCGGTCGAGGGGCTGTACGTCGCCTCGCCGGCGGGCGAACGCGACGTCCAGGCCATCGTCGCCGCGGGCCAGGGCGCCCACGTTGCCCGCACGCTCCTCGCGGAGTGGCGGCGCGCGGAGGGGCTTCCGGAGGGCGTCCTCGCCAACCACTACGACTGGCTGCGCCCCGACTCGGAGTTCGAGGGGGCGTGGGGCGAGCGCGAGCGCTGGCGGGAGTGGTTCGACGACCGCGCGGCCGACGCCGAGGTGGACGACGAACGCCTCTCGACGCTGCGCGAACGGGCCGTCGACCGGGCGTTCGAGACGCGTCGCAGCGACGAGGAGATCCAGCGCCTCACCGACGAGGGCCGCCGACGCCTCGCCGAACACCTCGACCCCGAGAGTCTGGTCGAGGCCGTCGGGAGCGACGCGGTCCTCGACGCCGTCGACGACGAGCAAATCAGGGAGTATCTGGAGACCGAACCCGTCGAGCGGACGCCGTAG
- a CDS encoding DUF7551 domain-containing protein has protein sequence MVGTTLAELRDRIETLASSDGEYYLVCARTGDRPVPAAEARFDSRSTAQRAARATERYRRALRRYDPRLPHYDVVVCQAVEPRVTGERPAGDSTDEGAPADTGSGDASAEPTRRRRIDFCHSVAAAVFETLSAAGHDAVESAVMDTYFDLAETVDDLDDLCVCLLESMATELDRRLTPDERADVLADAAGRLPPVESGRRPIPAAFSHLRDRGLLDGYVESPPSASTDGGTRSVVVRLSGYALSPRNGRLPVLPLVLALYRGAGDGPPAALRAVHVDGDWRLTLVYTRDGGPEELASVPIRSAL, from the coding sequence ATGGTCGGAACCACACTCGCCGAACTCCGCGACCGAATCGAGACCCTCGCCAGTTCCGACGGCGAGTACTACCTCGTCTGTGCGCGCACCGGGGACCGCCCGGTCCCGGCGGCCGAGGCGCGCTTCGACAGTCGCTCGACGGCACAGCGGGCAGCACGCGCGACCGAGCGGTATCGGCGAGCGCTCCGACGCTACGACCCGCGGCTCCCGCACTACGACGTCGTCGTCTGTCAGGCAGTCGAACCGCGCGTGACGGGCGAGCGACCGGCGGGCGACTCGACGGACGAGGGCGCGCCCGCGGACACCGGCAGCGGGGACGCGTCCGCGGAACCGACCCGCCGTCGCCGCATCGACTTCTGTCACAGCGTCGCGGCCGCCGTCTTCGAGACGCTGTCGGCGGCGGGCCACGACGCCGTCGAATCGGCGGTCATGGACACCTACTTCGACCTCGCGGAGACCGTCGACGACCTCGACGACCTCTGTGTCTGCCTTCTAGAGAGCATGGCGACCGAACTCGACCGGCGACTCACGCCCGACGAACGGGCCGACGTCCTCGCCGACGCCGCGGGACGGCTGCCGCCGGTCGAGTCCGGGAGACGGCCGATCCCGGCGGCGTTTTCCCACCTCCGAGACCGGGGGTTGCTCGACGGCTACGTCGAGTCGCCGCCGTCGGCGTCCACCGACGGCGGCACTCGATCGGTCGTCGTCCGGCTGTCCGGGTACGCCCTCTCGCCGCGGAACGGTCGACTTCCCGTCCTCCCCCTCGTCCTGGCGCTCTACCGGGGTGCCGGCGACGGGCCGCCCGCGGCGCTCCGGGCAGTTCACGTCGACGGGGACTGGCGGCTCACGCTCGTCTACACCCGGGACGGCGGGCCAGAGGAACTGGCGAGCGTCCCGATCCGATCCGCGCTCTGA
- a CDS encoding helix-turn-helix domain-containing protein, whose product MVTIVRGSIPATEFALSHTLERHPDAEFEVERIADSGNGQVMPILWVRSDDADAIEATLDENPTVSDVTLIGDFDGECLYWMQWVSHVQLVIQMLTNSKATILTAFGSGDSWQLRVMYPTRELFAETHEFAADHDIPFEIEFIREMEGEPAGRYGLTVEQHEALVAAARAGYFEVPRETTLEELAESVGVSHQALSERLRRATGALVEDTLLIGRPGDGD is encoded by the coding sequence ATGGTCACGATCGTCAGAGGGTCGATTCCGGCGACCGAGTTCGCACTCAGCCACACGCTCGAACGCCACCCAGACGCGGAGTTCGAAGTCGAGCGGATCGCCGACAGCGGGAACGGGCAGGTGATGCCGATCCTGTGGGTCAGAAGCGACGACGCCGACGCGATCGAGGCGACGCTCGACGAGAACCCGACGGTCAGCGACGTGACCCTCATCGGGGACTTCGACGGGGAGTGCCTCTACTGGATGCAGTGGGTCAGCCACGTGCAGCTGGTCATCCAGATGCTGACCAACTCGAAGGCGACGATCCTGACCGCCTTCGGCAGCGGCGACAGCTGGCAGTTGCGAGTGATGTACCCGACCCGAGAACTGTTCGCCGAGACCCACGAGTTCGCCGCGGACCACGACATCCCGTTCGAAATCGAATTCATTCGCGAGATGGAGGGGGAGCCGGCGGGCCGATACGGCCTGACCGTCGAGCAGCACGAGGCGCTCGTCGCCGCCGCGAGAGCGGGCTACTTCGAGGTCCCGCGCGAGACGACGCTCGAGGAACTCGCCGAGTCGGTCGGGGTCTCCCACCAGGCCCTCTCCGAGCGACTCCGGCGAGCGACGGGCGCGCTGGTCGAGGACACGCTCCTCATCGGTCGGCCCGGCGACGGCGACTGA
- a CDS encoding glutamate-cysteine ligase family protein, whose amino-acid sequence MKLGIEMEFWTVDEQGRLTDGRALPKAHDRIEPEFIAPLVEVRTSPHETEDSLRRELQSILRTALTAARSEGLHLVPLGTPLTSAAPDATGDRGRLFEDIYGERITSAKNCAGTHVHFEKTEPVRQLNLLTALDPALALVNSSPYYLGERRQQSSRAHAYRQQESDEFARYCGLWSYADSVSEWNDRVDTAFELFKGVAASNGVEAAAVEEHFCPEDTMLNPVRLREATPTVEWRAPDTALPSETVRLAFDMGRVVEQTATKSVGVGGGGVDSNRVEIPSFGDLRDLSDAAISEGLESSAVREYLSELGFDPSAYDPLADRLVGPDVLSAAEARQMRLLAAQLLREDVATLVDDDDPVAARPAV is encoded by the coding sequence ATGAAACTCGGCATCGAAATGGAGTTCTGGACCGTCGACGAACAGGGGAGACTGACCGACGGGCGAGCGCTGCCGAAGGCACACGACAGGATCGAGCCGGAGTTCATCGCGCCCCTCGTAGAGGTACGGACCTCTCCGCACGAGACGGAGGACTCCCTCCGCCGGGAACTGCAGTCGATCCTCCGGACCGCGCTCACGGCGGCCCGCAGCGAGGGGCTCCACCTCGTCCCGCTCGGGACGCCGCTGACCAGCGCAGCGCCGGACGCGACGGGTGACCGCGGGCGGCTGTTCGAGGACATCTACGGCGAACGGATTACGAGCGCGAAGAACTGCGCGGGCACGCACGTCCACTTCGAGAAGACCGAGCCGGTGCGACAGCTGAACCTCCTGACGGCGCTGGACCCGGCGCTGGCGCTCGTGAACTCCTCGCCGTACTACCTCGGGGAGCGCCGACAGCAGTCCTCCCGCGCTCACGCGTATCGACAGCAGGAGAGCGACGAGTTCGCCCGGTACTGCGGCCTCTGGTCGTACGCGGACTCGGTCTCCGAGTGGAACGACCGCGTCGATACCGCCTTCGAACTGTTCAAAGGGGTCGCGGCGAGCAACGGCGTCGAGGCCGCCGCCGTCGAGGAGCACTTCTGCCCGGAGGACACGATGCTGAATCCCGTTCGACTGCGCGAGGCGACCCCGACCGTCGAGTGGCGAGCGCCCGACACGGCACTGCCCAGCGAGACGGTGCGACTCGCCTTCGACATGGGCCGCGTCGTCGAGCAGACGGCGACGAAATCGGTGGGCGTCGGGGGAGGCGGCGTCGACTCGAACCGCGTCGAAATCCCGTCGTTCGGCGACCTCCGGGACCTCAGCGACGCCGCGATATCCGAGGGACTGGAATCGTCGGCCGTCCGCGAGTACCTCTCGGAGCTCGGGTTCGATCCGTCGGCCTACGACCCGCTCGCCGACCGGCTCGTCGGACCGGACGTCCTCTCTGCCGCCGAGGCCCGGCAGATGCGGCTGCTGGCCGCGCAGTTGCTCCGCGAGGACGTGGCGACGCTGGTCGACGACGACGACCCGGTGGCCGCGAGACCGGCAGTGTGA
- a CDS encoding NUDIX hydrolase, with protein MNEQFLEATVSVRGVVCTPDEQILTVRRASDGGWELPGGRMNRGEDVTDCLRREIDEETALSVTVHRPVHVVSWQNDTDDSRLAVYYHCTAASAEVTLSEEHTDSAWVSETAARERLSDPQVTALERALDANAKPAVGDD; from the coding sequence ATGAACGAGCAGTTCCTCGAAGCGACGGTGAGCGTTCGCGGGGTGGTCTGTACGCCCGACGAGCAGATTCTCACGGTCCGTCGCGCGAGCGACGGAGGGTGGGAACTGCCGGGCGGGCGGATGAACCGCGGCGAAGACGTGACCGACTGTCTCCGGCGGGAGATCGACGAGGAGACGGCGCTCTCGGTGACGGTCCACCGGCCGGTTCACGTCGTCTCGTGGCAGAACGACACCGACGACAGCCGCCTCGCCGTCTACTACCACTGCACCGCGGCGAGCGCCGAAGTGACGCTGAGCGAGGAGCACACCGATTCGGCGTGGGTGTCGGAAACGGCGGCCAGAGAGCGGTTGAGCGACCCGCAAGTGACCGCTCTGGAGCGAGCGCTCGACGCGAACGCGAAGCCGGCGGTCGGCGACGACTAG
- a CDS encoding GNAT family N-acetyltransferase, with product MTDLTTSVHRSITGVKQGEWNAIVAQQSETGSVFERYEWLKAYEDATDSPARHVQVRKNGTLVGVHPLFVRSLPGTPFRFLGPARPGSNGAMIATDEAAVFGAIADAVEELTAGRTVGHLLKPASSRSLRYATRLRERGYYPSVRDCQFVLDIDRPWEAVAEDLSQKKRRNLRKADEAGVTATDVPVTPESIETFADRHAEHMARIDGDGTSLSFLRALLANVGDRLKLFRASVDGDPAGELLAVLDDERDCLFLLFPAYDPTNFEHFPSEVLYRAAIRWGIDAGYETCNFGETTPAFDDGTFSFKTDFGGQAVPTTRWERIDSLVGRVLYLLGSDRAVAHLSPSAAGGQGD from the coding sequence ATGACCGACCTCACGACCTCGGTCCACCGATCGATAACCGGGGTCAAACAGGGGGAGTGGAACGCGATCGTCGCTCAGCAGTCCGAGACCGGTAGCGTCTTCGAGCGCTACGAGTGGCTCAAAGCCTACGAAGACGCGACGGACTCGCCCGCTCGGCACGTACAGGTCCGGAAAAACGGGACGCTCGTCGGCGTCCATCCGCTGTTCGTCCGGTCGCTTCCGGGCACGCCCTTTCGCTTTCTCGGCCCGGCCAGACCCGGCTCGAACGGCGCGATGATCGCGACCGACGAGGCCGCCGTCTTCGGTGCGATCGCCGACGCTGTGGAAGAGCTGACTGCGGGTCGAACCGTCGGTCACTTGCTCAAACCCGCGTCGTCGCGGTCGCTTCGCTACGCCACTCGTCTCCGCGAGCGGGGGTACTATCCGTCCGTTCGGGACTGCCAGTTCGTCCTCGACATCGACCGCCCGTGGGAGGCCGTCGCCGAGGACCTCTCGCAGAAGAAACGCCGGAACCTCCGAAAGGCGGACGAGGCCGGTGTCACCGCGACCGACGTGCCGGTCACGCCCGAGTCCATCGAGACGTTCGCCGACCGCCACGCCGAACACATGGCCCGAATCGACGGCGACGGCACGTCGCTTTCGTTCCTCAGAGCGCTGCTGGCGAACGTCGGCGACCGCCTCAAACTGTTCCGGGCGAGCGTCGACGGCGACCCGGCGGGCGAACTGCTGGCGGTCCTCGACGACGAACGGGACTGCCTGTTCCTCCTCTTTCCGGCCTACGACCCGACGAACTTCGAGCACTTCCCCTCGGAGGTACTCTACCGGGCCGCGATTCGGTGGGGCATCGACGCCGGCTACGAGACCTGTAACTTCGGCGAGACGACCCCCGCCTTCGACGACGGCACGTTCTCGTTCAAGACCGACTTCGGCGGGCAAGCGGTGCCGACTACGCGCTGGGAGCGGATCGACTCGCTTGTCGGTCGCGTTCTCTACCTGCTTGGCAGCGACCGCGCCGTCGCTCACCTGTCCCCCTCGGCGGCGGGTGGACAGGGCGACTAG
- a CDS encoding Gfo/Idh/MocA family protein, whose product MTELAVGVVGAGWMATDYHVPAFTSHRRTRVTAFAERDDARRETVEADLSLPGYEDAASMLAAQDIDVVSICTPTSTHEGIFLDAVESGCHVLCEKPLALTAESARRMADAAAEAGVVAQVGYLHRYYRNYGRALDVLSNHLLGDVVEVTVAHHSAPPTQGWYYDPALSGGGVARDLFPHSLDVLMAAFGEDVTVTDASVRHLRERPVEDVARASLSFDGILVRLSASWTQTDGVSRVLVVGTEGWLELDAETLQGEVHGRPFEFEHGALPIFDIGVADLFPASDDDAHTARIHDFADHAAAGDGETAAPPSRGVAVAEVIDAVYERSGSERDAKREGGR is encoded by the coding sequence ATGACCGAACTGGCCGTCGGGGTGGTGGGGGCCGGGTGGATGGCCACAGACTATCACGTCCCGGCGTTCACCAGTCACCGACGCACTCGCGTCACGGCGTTCGCCGAACGCGACGACGCCCGACGGGAGACCGTCGAAGCCGACCTCTCTCTGCCGGGGTACGAAGACGCCGCGTCGATGCTCGCGGCTCAGGATATCGACGTGGTGAGCATCTGCACGCCGACTAGTACACACGAGGGCATTTTTCTCGACGCCGTCGAATCGGGCTGTCACGTCCTCTGTGAGAAACCGCTCGCCCTGACCGCCGAGAGCGCGCGACGGATGGCCGACGCGGCGGCCGAGGCGGGCGTCGTCGCGCAGGTCGGCTACCTCCATCGCTACTACCGGAACTACGGGCGAGCGCTCGACGTGCTCTCGAACCACTTACTCGGCGACGTCGTCGAGGTCACCGTCGCCCACCACTCCGCACCGCCGACGCAGGGGTGGTATTACGATCCCGCGCTGTCGGGCGGCGGCGTCGCCCGCGACCTGTTTCCCCACTCGCTCGACGTGCTGATGGCGGCGTTCGGTGAGGACGTGACCGTCACCGACGCGAGCGTCCGTCATCTCCGCGAGCGCCCGGTCGAGGACGTCGCCCGCGCTTCTCTTTCCTTCGACGGTATCCTGGTGCGGCTCTCTGCGTCGTGGACCCAGACCGACGGCGTCTCCCGAGTGCTGGTCGTCGGCACGGAGGGATGGCTGGAGCTCGACGCCGAGACCTTACAGGGAGAGGTCCACGGTCGCCCCTTCGAGTTCGAACACGGCGCACTACCGATCTTCGATATCGGCGTCGCCGACCTATTCCCGGCGAGCGACGACGACGCCCACACCGCTCGCATCCACGACTTCGCCGACCACGCGGCGGCGGGCGACGGGGAGACGGCCGCGCCGCCGAGTCGCGGCGTCGCCGTCGCCGAGGTGATCGACGCCGTCTACGAGCGGAGCGGCAGCGAGCGAGACGCCAAACGGGAGGGCGGGCGATGA
- a CDS encoding NAD-dependent epimerase/dehydratase family protein, translated as MTVLVTGATGFVGLNLLHAMAGGGSEREPVAMVRASASTARLPDGVATVEADLSDSQSLTAAMAETDADSVVHLAAAVYDQSAMRGTNVAGTERLLDAATETGVEQVVFLSTIGAHPEVPADPDSPYQSSKVAVEKSLFERDHPFDVAALYPTYIFGPRDYRLTRYEHVRPIAANRVLVPPLYTYDEYNVVHVDDVVGSIEYALDAGETERYLITGPNLTNRDVLGTIARHAPGNCRVVNVPYGVARWAVKPTMDLLHRVGVSPVPGAGFLERGDYGTVREDLARRAPVRQRSWQAALTETVDWYRTVGVL; from the coding sequence ATGACCGTCCTCGTCACGGGCGCGACCGGGTTCGTCGGCCTGAACCTCCTCCACGCGATGGCGGGCGGCGGCAGCGAGCGAGAGCCGGTGGCGATGGTCCGCGCGAGCGCCTCGACCGCGCGACTCCCCGACGGCGTCGCGACCGTCGAGGCGGACCTCTCGGATTCGCAGTCGCTGACCGCGGCGATGGCCGAAACCGACGCCGACAGCGTGGTCCACCTCGCGGCGGCGGTGTACGACCAGTCGGCGATGCGGGGCACCAACGTCGCGGGCACGGAACGATTGCTCGACGCGGCGACCGAGACCGGCGTCGAGCAGGTCGTCTTCCTCAGCACCATCGGTGCTCACCCGGAGGTGCCCGCGGACCCGGACTCTCCGTACCAGTCCTCGAAGGTCGCCGTCGAGAAGTCGCTGTTCGAGCGCGACCACCCCTTCGACGTCGCGGCGCTGTACCCCACGTATATCTTCGGCCCGCGGGACTACCGCCTGACCCGCTACGAACACGTCCGCCCGATCGCCGCGAACCGCGTGCTCGTCCCGCCGCTGTACACGTACGACGAGTACAACGTCGTCCACGTCGACGACGTGGTCGGCAGCATCGAGTACGCGCTCGACGCGGGCGAGACGGAGAGGTACCTGATAACCGGACCGAACCTCACGAATCGGGACGTGCTCGGGACCATCGCCCGGCACGCGCCCGGGAACTGCCGCGTCGTGAACGTCCCCTACGGCGTGGCTCGCTGGGCCGTCAAGCCGACGATGGACCTGCTCCACCGCGTCGGCGTCTCGCCGGTCCCCGGTGCGGGCTTTCTGGAGCGCGGGGACTACGGCACGGTTCGAGAAGACCTCGCACGGCGGGCACCGGTGCGCCAGCGCTCGTGGCAGGCGGCGCTCACCGAGACCGTCGACTGGTATCGGACCGTCGGCGTCCTCTAA